The following coding sequences lie in one Desulfovibrio sp. TomC genomic window:
- a CDS encoding histidinol phosphate phosphatase domain-containing protein: MIDLHTHTTFSDGVLIPAELARRAAKAGYRAMAMTDHADHSNLDLIVSNISRFAAETGAFLGVTVLCGVEITHVPPPLIPQLIDRARAAGAQLVVVHGETIVEPVETGTNLAAIEAGCDILAHPGLITPEEAELAAEHGVALEITTRKGHSLTNGHVAVLARRFGARLVINNDAHEPGDLVNQERRKKVALGAGLTLEEYLQAESNSRDIVSRILGRGRAD, from the coding sequence ATGATTGACCTGCACACCCACACCACCTTTTCCGACGGGGTCCTCATTCCGGCCGAACTGGCCAGACGGGCGGCCAAGGCCGGTTACCGGGCCATGGCCATGACCGACCATGCCGACCACTCCAACCTCGATCTCATCGTCTCCAACATCAGCCGGTTTGCGGCCGAGACCGGGGCGTTTCTCGGGGTAACGGTGCTGTGCGGCGTGGAGATCACCCATGTGCCGCCGCCGCTTATTCCCCAGCTCATAGACCGGGCCAGGGCGGCCGGGGCGCAGCTTGTCGTGGTCCACGGCGAAACCATTGTGGAGCCGGTGGAAACCGGCACCAATCTGGCGGCCATCGAGGCCGGCTGCGACATCCTGGCCCATCCGGGACTGATTACGCCGGAAGAGGCCGAACTGGCCGCCGAACACGGCGTGGCCCTGGAAATCACCACCCGCAAAGGACACAGCCTGACCAACGGCCACGTGGCCGTTCTGGCCCGGCGTTTCGGGGCCAGACTGGTCATCAACAACGACGCCCACGAACCGGGCGATCTGGTCAACCAGGAACGTCGCAAAAAGGTGGCCCTGGGCGCGGGACTGACGCTCGAAGAATATCTGCAAGCCGAGTCCAACTCCCGCGACATCGTTTCCCGCATCCTTGGCCGGGGGCGCGCCGACTAG